A single region of the Leptolyngbya sp. 'hensonii' genome encodes:
- the cas2 gene encoding CRISPR-associated endonuclease Cas2, producing MTALWLVCYDVTDDKRRQRLVKRLEQRCQRVQYSVFECPLDEPTLAQLLENSWLPVLKLSEDSLRAYPLDAIARDRTKVYGSPPPYEPPDYIVL from the coding sequence ATGACGGCGCTCTGGTTAGTCTGTTACGATGTGACCGATGATAAACGTCGTCAGCGGCTGGTTAAGCGTCTGGAGCAGCGATGTCAGCGGGTTCAATATTCGGTGTTTGAGTGTCCCCTGGATGAACCAACGCTAGCGCAACTCCTGGAGAATTCCTGGCTCCCTGTACTAAAGTTGAGTGAAGATAGCCTGCGGGCTTATCCTCTGGATGCGATCGCCCGCGATCGGACTAAGGTCTATGGCAGTCCGCCTCCCTATG